A portion of the Collinsella aerofaciens genome contains these proteins:
- the larC gene encoding nickel insertion protein, producing MQRGSTSPLSRETDAPETIVKLECDIDDASPEVLAYAADRLREAGAREVHWLPLYCKKGRPGWQLQVICAREDIDRLQMTIFLETTTNGIRRQVMERVCLPRRFEQVATPWGEVSVKVATLPDGSERAAPEYEDCARLAREHSVPLQRVMQAAQASTLRFE from the coding sequence ATGCAACGTGGAAGTACATCTCCGCTGTCCCGCGAGACCGATGCGCCCGAGACCATCGTCAAGCTAGAGTGCGACATCGACGATGCGTCGCCCGAGGTACTCGCCTATGCCGCCGACCGCTTGCGCGAGGCGGGCGCCCGCGAAGTGCACTGGCTGCCTCTCTACTGCAAAAAAGGTCGTCCCGGCTGGCAGCTGCAGGTAATCTGCGCCCGCGAGGACATTGACCGTCTGCAGATGACCATCTTTTTGGAAACCACGACCAACGGCATCCGCCGCCAGGTTATGGAGCGCGTCTGTCTGCCGCGTCGTTTTGAGCAGGTGGCGACGCCTTGGGGCGAGGTATCCGTTAAGGTGGCGACCCTGCCCGACGGCAGCGAGCGCGCGGCTCCCGAGTACGAAGACTGCGCCCGTCTTGCTCGCGAGCATAGCGTGCCGCTCCAGCGCGTGATGCAGGCGGCACAAGCCTCGACACTGCGATTTGAGTAA
- a CDS encoding PHP domain-containing protein, with protein MPACPLVDCHTHTSFSDGHASFEDNVRAAAAAGCRVMVSTDHLTLPASMDANCEVQVVEGDLTAHRLAFEGARKLAAQIAPELELIYGFECDWYEGCEPLVERWSQGAVVRLGSVHWIGDPGDIMAGAAGTAGTENVARPDMPDSLCGWIDDDTNLHVWDNLGVRGVWERYVDDWCRACESPLNFDVMAHPDLVMRFSKEGFAPDFDPAPFWEQMAECAHDMGRRVEVSTAAPRKGLDDYYPSTGLLRCFAHAEAPITFGSDAHRACDICWNIREAQAHAYDCGYRTFDIPHLNGEWESTPLA; from the coding sequence ATGCCCGCATGCCCGCTGGTTGATTGCCATACCCACACCTCGTTTTCGGACGGCCATGCCTCGTTTGAGGACAACGTTCGCGCCGCCGCTGCGGCCGGCTGCCGCGTCATGGTCTCGACTGACCATCTCACCCTGCCCGCCAGCATGGACGCCAACTGCGAAGTGCAGGTTGTCGAGGGCGACCTGACGGCACATCGTCTGGCCTTTGAGGGCGCCCGCAAACTCGCCGCGCAGATTGCGCCGGAGCTCGAGCTTATCTATGGTTTTGAATGCGATTGGTACGAGGGCTGTGAGCCTTTGGTTGAGCGCTGGTCCCAGGGCGCCGTCGTACGCTTGGGCAGCGTGCATTGGATTGGCGATCCGGGCGATATCATGGCCGGCGCCGCGGGCACGGCGGGAACGGAAAACGTCGCTCGCCCCGATATGCCCGATTCCCTTTGCGGTTGGATCGACGACGACACCAACCTGCACGTTTGGGATAACTTAGGCGTGCGCGGCGTGTGGGAGCGCTACGTCGATGACTGGTGCCGCGCCTGCGAGAGCCCGCTCAACTTTGATGTAATGGCCCACCCCGACCTGGTCATGCGCTTTTCGAAGGAAGGCTTTGCGCCCGATTTTGACCCCGCGCCGTTTTGGGAGCAGATGGCCGAATGCGCCCACGATATGGGTCGCCGCGTTGAGGTCTCGACCGCCGCGCCGCGCAAGGGCCTCGACGACTATTACCCCTCGACGGGGCTGTTGCGTTGCTTCGCCCACGCCGAGGCACCCATCACCTTTGGCTCGGACGCGCACCGCGCCTGCGATATTTGCTGGAACATCCGCGAGGCTCAGGCCCACGCCTACGACTGCGGTTATCGAACCTTCGACATCCCCCACCTCAACGGAGAATGGGAGTCCACGCCCCTCGCCTAA
- the hisE gene encoding phosphoribosyl-ATP diphosphatase, translated as MGVRTANVQPGNIGETLTGLAEVIHGRRDASPQESYTARLLTDAEDELLKKLAEEASEVIMACKDNDHDHIRYEAGDLIYHLLVTLERYGITLDELAGELNARRH; from the coding sequence ATGGGAGTCAGAACAGCTAACGTGCAGCCGGGAAATATCGGCGAGACGCTGACGGGACTGGCCGAGGTGATTCACGGTCGTCGCGATGCGTCGCCACAGGAGAGCTACACCGCTCGTCTGCTGACCGACGCCGAGGACGAACTGCTCAAGAAGCTTGCCGAGGAGGCGAGCGAGGTCATCATGGCCTGCAAGGACAACGACCACGACCACATCCGCTACGAAGCCGGCGACCTGATCTACCACCTGCTCGTGACGCTCGAGCGTTACGGCATCACCCTCGACGAGCTGGCCGGCGAACTCAACGCCCGCCGCCACTAG
- a CDS encoding RDAC family protein, with protein sequence MKVVTPFEVADCNTELLRAGVPCRVHLTDACGAQSLWLEAEKERLDEAHAVIVEFFEKKGAKPRFDETGTYFTLQ encoded by the coding sequence ATGAAAGTCGTGACGCCGTTCGAGGTCGCCGACTGCAACACCGAGCTCCTCCGCGCGGGCGTGCCATGCCGCGTGCACCTGACTGATGCCTGCGGGGCGCAGTCGCTTTGGCTCGAGGCCGAGAAGGAAAGGCTCGATGAGGCCCATGCCGTCATCGTTGAGTTCTTTGAGAAAAAGGGCGCAAAGCCTCGGTTCGATGAGACCGGTACCTACTTTACGCTGCAGTAA
- the hisI gene encoding phosphoribosyl-AMP cyclohydrolase produces the protein MEQVTTASELKYDARGLIPCVVQQYDTGEVLMVAWMNEESVGLTLKTGTTWFWSRSRQELWNKGATSGNMQEVKELWADCDSDTLLVKVDSPGPACHTGNRTCFFKRVEGGVR, from the coding sequence ATGGAGCAAGTGACAACTGCGTCCGAGCTTAAATACGACGCCCGTGGGCTGATTCCTTGTGTGGTTCAGCAATATGACACCGGCGAGGTGCTTATGGTTGCCTGGATGAACGAGGAGTCGGTGGGGCTGACGCTCAAGACCGGGACCACGTGGTTTTGGAGCCGCAGCCGTCAGGAGCTGTGGAACAAAGGCGCGACGAGCGGCAACATGCAGGAGGTCAAGGAGCTCTGGGCCGACTGCGATAGCGATACGCTGCTGGTCAAGGTCGACTCGCCAGGTCCGGCCTGCCATACCGGCAACCGTACCTGTTTCTTTAAGCGCGTGGAAGGGGGAGTGCGATGA
- the hisF gene encoding imidazole glycerol phosphate synthase subunit HisF, with translation MLTKRVIPCLDVKDGRVVKGVNFVSLRDAGDPVELARAYDREGADEVVFLDITATSDNRATTIEMAAHAAEELAIPYTVGGGFRDLAGMRTMVAAGADKVSLNSAAVRDPSLISQAAAAFGSQAVVVAIDAKRVGLPGASGADKWEVFTAGGRNATGIDAVAWAEEAARRGAGEILLTSMDRDGTKAGFDLALTRAVARAVPIPVIASGGVGTLEHFAEGVIEGEADAVLAASVFHFGTFSIREVKEYMASQGIPVRLDF, from the coding sequence ATGCTTACCAAGCGCGTGATTCCCTGTCTGGATGTTAAGGACGGTCGTGTGGTCAAGGGCGTCAACTTCGTGAGTCTGCGCGATGCGGGCGATCCGGTGGAGCTGGCGCGTGCCTACGACCGCGAGGGTGCAGACGAGGTTGTTTTCCTGGATATTACCGCCACAAGCGACAACCGTGCGACAACTATTGAGATGGCGGCGCATGCGGCCGAGGAGCTCGCCATCCCCTATACCGTGGGCGGCGGCTTTCGCGACCTGGCGGGCATGCGGACCATGGTTGCCGCCGGTGCCGACAAGGTGTCGCTTAACTCTGCCGCCGTGCGCGATCCGTCGTTGATCAGCCAGGCTGCCGCGGCGTTTGGCAGCCAGGCCGTGGTCGTGGCGATCGATGCCAAGCGCGTCGGCTTGCCCGGAGCATCCGGTGCCGACAAGTGGGAGGTCTTTACCGCAGGAGGCCGCAACGCCACGGGTATCGACGCGGTGGCGTGGGCCGAGGAGGCAGCTCGCCGCGGCGCCGGCGAGATCCTGCTGACCAGTATGGATCGCGACGGCACCAAGGCCGGCTTTGACCTGGCGCTCACCCGCGCTGTGGCCCGCGCGGTGCCAATCCCCGTCATCGCGAGCGGCGGTGTGGGCACGCTCGAGCATTTTGCCGAGGGCGTGATTGAGGGCGAGGCCGATGCCGTGCTGGCGGCGAGCGTCTTTCACTTTGGAACCTTCAGCATTCGCGAAGTCAAAGAGTATATGGCCAGCCAGGGCATCCCTGTCAGATTGGATTTTTAA
- a CDS encoding HisA/HisF-related TIM barrel protein: MILFPAIDLIGGKVVRLERGDRSRCKVYSDDPVAVARSFAEQGASWVHVVDLSAAFGEDEDACAANSAAIEAICGVDGLSVDVGGGVRSLARIDELAGYGARRIALGTVLVTEPGFAEVAAQGFGELLVADIAARDGQVKVNGWRDGAGVALDDAVAQLSELGFKHLVYTDIARDGMQTGIDVAAYRHVAEVAGFPVVASGGISTLDDIRALAAVGEGAIEGAITGRALYEGNFTLTQALAAARGEE; encoded by the coding sequence ATGATCCTGTTTCCCGCAATCGATTTGATCGGCGGCAAGGTCGTGCGCCTGGAGCGCGGCGACCGGAGCCGCTGCAAGGTATATTCCGACGATCCCGTCGCCGTCGCCCGCTCCTTTGCCGAGCAGGGTGCGAGCTGGGTGCACGTCGTCGACCTGTCCGCTGCCTTTGGCGAGGACGAGGACGCGTGCGCTGCCAACTCGGCAGCGATCGAGGCCATCTGCGGCGTCGACGGCCTGTCCGTGGACGTGGGCGGCGGTGTTCGCTCGCTCGCGCGCATCGACGAGCTGGCCGGCTACGGCGCTCGCCGCATTGCACTGGGAACCGTGCTGGTGACCGAGCCGGGTTTTGCCGAGGTGGCGGCCCAAGGCTTTGGCGAGCTGCTGGTGGCTGACATTGCCGCACGCGACGGCCAGGTCAAGGTGAACGGCTGGCGCGATGGTGCGGGCGTGGCACTCGACGATGCCGTGGCGCAGCTTTCCGAGCTGGGTTTTAAGCATCTGGTGTATACCGACATCGCGCGTGATGGCATGCAGACGGGCATCGACGTGGCGGCGTATCGCCATGTGGCCGAGGTCGCGGGCTTTCCCGTCGTGGCTTCGGGCGGCATCTCGACGCTCGACGATATCCGCGCACTGGCCGCGGTGGGTGAGGGCGCGATTGAAGGTGCCATTACCGGTCGCGCACTCTACGAGGGCAACTTTACGCTGACCCAGGCGCTCGCCGCTGCACGAGGGGAGGAATAG
- a CDS encoding imidazole glycerol phosphate synthase subunit HisH, translating into MGEPKIVVVDYHKGNLSSVVRGLARAGAAACTSDDPEQIRNADGLVIPGVGAFYDAIAFMRESGEADAVLDAVAAGTPLLGICLGLQLFFERGNEGVPADEGAVADGNTPEQVGGPWVDGLGIMRGSCTRLESSRLKVPHVGWDQVHMTPAGAADPLLAGFAEGANMYFTHSYAVADDADTADVLARTHYTRSFPCIVRHGNVWGCQFHPEKSSALGQRILKNFVSIVEEVGR; encoded by the coding sequence CGCGCCGGTGCCGCCGCTTGCACGTCGGACGATCCAGAGCAGATCCGCAACGCCGACGGCCTGGTCATCCCGGGCGTGGGCGCGTTCTACGACGCGATCGCCTTTATGCGCGAGAGCGGCGAGGCGGACGCGGTGCTCGATGCCGTTGCCGCCGGAACTCCGCTGCTCGGCATCTGCCTGGGCCTTCAGCTCTTTTTTGAGCGCGGCAACGAGGGCGTGCCTGCGGACGAGGGCGCGGTTGCCGACGGCAACACCCCCGAGCAGGTCGGTGGCCCCTGGGTCGATGGCCTGGGCATCATGCGTGGCTCGTGCACGCGCCTGGAGTCGAGCCGTCTGAAGGTCCCGCATGTGGGCTGGGATCAGGTGCACATGACGCCTGCCGGCGCGGCCGACCCGCTGCTCGCCGGTTTTGCCGAGGGCGCCAACATGTACTTCACCCACAGCTACGCGGTGGCAGACGATGCCGATACCGCCGACGTCCTGGCGCGCACGCACTACACGCGGAGCTTCCCGTGCATCGTGCGCCACGGCAACGTGTGGGGCTGCCAGTTCCATCCCGAGAAATCCTCTGCGCTGGGTCAGCGCATCCTTAAGAACTTCGTGAGCATCGTCGAGGAGGTTGGCAGATGA